From Selenomonas sp. AB3002, one genomic window encodes:
- the hpt gene encoding hypoxanthine phosphoribosyltransferase, translated as MMRDDIEKVVFSEEQIREKVAELGRQITEDYKDVKEEIYCVGILKGAVNFYTDLVQQIDLPVRFDFMIASSYGNGTSTTGSVKILKDLDYDIEGKHLIVIEDIIDSGTTMNYLMKYFRERKPASVKLCSLLSKPSRRTVDVNIDYCGFEVPDEFLVGYGLDYAEVYRNLPFIGVLKPEIYA; from the coding sequence ATGATGAGAGACGATATCGAAAAGGTAGTATTCAGCGAAGAGCAAATCCGCGAGAAGGTTGCCGAGCTGGGCCGCCAGATCACCGAGGACTACAAGGACGTGAAGGAGGAAATCTACTGCGTTGGTATCCTGAAGGGAGCCGTCAACTTCTACACCGACCTGGTGCAGCAGATTGACCTGCCTGTGCGCTTTGACTTCATGATTGCCTCCAGCTATGGCAATGGCACCTCTACCACGGGTTCCGTGAAGATCCTGAAGGACCTGGACTATGACATTGAGGGCAAGCACCTCATCGTCATTGAGGACATCATAGATTCCGGCACCACCATGAACTACCTCATGAAGTATTTCCGCGAGAGGAAGCCTGCCAGCGTGAAGCTCTGCTCCCTGCTGTCCAAGCCTTCCCGCCGCACGGTGGATGTGAATATCGATTACTGCGGCTTTGAAGTGCCTGATGAGTTCCTGGTGGGCTATGGCCTGGACTATGCTGAGGTTTATCGCAATCTCCCCTTCATCGGGGTCTTGAAGCCTGAGATCTACGC
- the tilS gene encoding tRNA lysidine(34) synthetase TilS produces the protein MLEALLKDTAKFCEREGLIPSGAGVLAACSGGPDSLALLDILWRLSRLSKYNFTVEAAHFEHGIRVEDGASREDAAFVARFCQEREIPCTIAHGDVPAFAEAGKLSLETAARQCRYEFLEKTRKARGLDLIATAHQADDQAETVLMRLLRGTGITGLAAMRPRAEGELPLIRPLLFAPRTAIEEYCKVRGLTPRQDATNELLDCTRNRLRLETLPRLKEEYNPRLVQALCQLASISAAESDFIGAEAQKSFERLAGKEGLEAEGFRKLPQALKWHVLRLFWQQETGSHKDLPYAHVQRLCHVLETGHAGSQQQLPHGRCLRLYREKKKLYARLM, from the coding sequence ATGTTGGAAGCCTTGCTGAAGGATACAGCAAAATTCTGCGAAAGGGAAGGACTTATCCCCTCCGGCGCCGGAGTGCTGGCAGCCTGCTCGGGAGGGCCTGACTCGCTGGCGCTGCTGGATATTCTCTGGCGGCTTTCAAGGCTGTCCAAGTACAATTTCACTGTGGAAGCCGCTCACTTTGAACACGGCATCAGAGTGGAGGACGGAGCCTCCCGTGAGGATGCCGCCTTCGTGGCGAGATTCTGCCAGGAAAGGGAGATTCCCTGCACCATCGCCCACGGCGATGTGCCCGCTTTTGCAGAGGCTGGCAAGCTGTCCCTTGAAACTGCTGCCCGCCAGTGCCGCTATGAATTCTTGGAGAAGACCAGGAAGGCCCGGGGGCTTGACCTGATTGCCACCGCCCATCAGGCTGACGACCAGGCGGAAACGGTGCTCATGCGGCTTTTGCGGGGCACGGGCATCACAGGGCTGGCAGCCATGCGGCCCAGGGCGGAAGGGGAGCTTCCCCTTATCCGCCCCCTGCTCTTTGCTCCCCGGACTGCCATTGAGGAATACTGCAAGGTGCGGGGACTGACCCCCCGGCAGGATGCCACCAATGAGCTCCTGGACTGCACCCGCAACCGCCTGCGGCTGGAAACCCTGCCCAGGCTCAAGGAGGAGTACAATCCCCGACTGGTGCAGGCCCTCTGCCAGCTGGCCTCCATCAGCGCCGCAGAGTCTGACTTCATAGGGGCAGAGGCGCAAAAGTCTTTTGAAAGATTAGCAGGAAAAGAGGGCCTGGAGGCAGAAGGTTTTAGGAAACTGCCACAGGCACTCAAATGGCACGTACTGAGGCTTTTCTGGCAGCAGGAAACAGGTTCTCACAAGGACCTGCCCTATGCCCATGTGCAAAGGCTCTGCCATGTCCTGGAAACGGGCCATGCCGGTAGCCAGCAGCAGCTTCCTCACGGCAGGTGCCTGCGGCTGTACCGGGAAAAAAAGAAACTTTATGCAAGACTTATGTAA
- a CDS encoding S1 domain-containing RNA-binding protein, whose translation MSIEVGSVVEGVVTGISNFGAFVELPEGKTGLIHISEVADVYVKDVHDFLSERDKVKVKVVSVDDRGKIGLSIKQLQEKKPEEAARPAAGGSSFRAQGGPPRAPRDFHRQGGRFGGARTSASFEDKLSKFLKDSDERLTDLRRKTDSKRGGRGSRRSD comes from the coding sequence TTGTCCATTGAAGTTGGCAGCGTGGTTGAGGGCGTAGTCACGGGTATCAGCAATTTTGGTGCCTTTGTGGAGTTGCCGGAGGGAAAGACCGGACTCATCCATATTTCAGAGGTGGCCGATGTCTATGTAAAGGATGTCCATGACTTCCTGAGCGAAAGGGACAAGGTCAAAGTCAAGGTGGTCAGCGTAGATGACCGCGGCAAGATTGGTCTTTCCATCAAGCAGCTTCAGGAAAAGAAGCCTGAGGAGGCAGCGCGTCCCGCAGCCGGTGGTTCTTCCTTCCGTGCCCAGGGCGGACCGCCCCGTGCTCCCAGGGATTTCCACAGGCAGGGAGGACGTTTCGGGGGAGCCCGTACTTCCGCTTCCTTTGAGGATAAGCTTTCCAAATTCCTGAAGGATAGCGACGAGCGTCTCACGGATTTGCGCCGCAAAACTGACTCCAAGCGTGGGGGACGGGGTTCACGCCGTTCAGACTGA